In Microbulbifer sp. GL-2, the following are encoded in one genomic region:
- a CDS encoding aspartate ammonia-lyase, whose protein sequence is MGDKFRIEMDSLGEIQVPQTALYGAQTQRAVENFPVSGKGLPTEFIQAIVLIKKSAAEANRDLGLLDKARAAAIIGACDSLGDPEFAAHFPVDIYQTGSGTSSNMNVNEVLAHLASDGNGLSISPNDHVNMSQSSNDVIPTAIHVSALLAVRDKLLPSLRHLHTRLCDKAVEVQSVVKTGRTHLMDAVPMTMAQEVEAWAAQIEDCRERIRSTMPRLAQLAQGGTAIGTGLNAHPDFSELFAQKLSAHTSQQFRPADNLFAAISSQDTSVELSGQLKVLAVAVMKIANDLRWMNSGPLAGVTEIALKALQPGSSIMPGKVNPVIAESAAMVAARVLGNDTTITVAGQSGNFQLNVMLPLVASTLLESINLLANASLLLADRAIASFTVNRAHIEETLGRNPILVTALNPVIGYLKAAEIAKAAYSSGRPVLDVALEMTDLDRKSLEDLLDPAHLAKGDWWVSRQYSGKYGYAEHQ, encoded by the coding sequence ATGGGCGACAAATTCCGTATCGAAATGGACAGTCTTGGTGAAATCCAGGTTCCGCAGACGGCACTCTACGGCGCGCAAACCCAGCGTGCGGTAGAAAACTTCCCGGTAAGCGGTAAGGGGCTGCCGACGGAGTTTATTCAGGCCATAGTGCTGATTAAAAAATCAGCGGCTGAGGCCAATCGAGATCTGGGGTTGCTGGATAAAGCGCGCGCGGCGGCGATTATCGGTGCCTGTGACAGTCTGGGTGATCCAGAGTTTGCCGCCCATTTCCCGGTGGATATTTATCAGACCGGCTCCGGCACCAGTTCAAATATGAACGTCAATGAAGTATTGGCACATTTGGCCAGTGATGGTAATGGTCTGTCCATCAGCCCCAATGACCATGTCAACATGAGTCAAAGCAGTAATGATGTGATCCCTACTGCGATCCATGTGTCCGCGTTGCTTGCGGTGCGCGACAAGCTGCTGCCCTCGCTGCGTCATCTGCATACTCGCCTATGTGACAAGGCTGTGGAGGTGCAGAGTGTGGTCAAGACCGGTCGTACCCATTTGATGGATGCAGTACCCATGACTATGGCCCAGGAAGTGGAAGCTTGGGCTGCACAAATAGAGGATTGTCGCGAACGAATTCGCTCGACTATGCCACGACTGGCGCAGTTGGCCCAGGGTGGTACTGCAATCGGCACCGGGCTCAATGCCCATCCGGATTTTTCAGAATTATTCGCGCAAAAATTGAGTGCTCATACGTCACAGCAGTTTCGGCCGGCCGACAACCTGTTTGCGGCTATTTCGAGCCAGGATACGTCGGTGGAGCTGTCAGGACAGCTCAAGGTTTTGGCTGTGGCAGTGATGAAGATTGCCAATGACCTGCGCTGGATGAACAGTGGGCCACTGGCTGGTGTAACTGAGATTGCGCTCAAAGCCCTGCAGCCGGGCAGTAGTATTATGCCGGGCAAGGTAAATCCAGTAATAGCTGAATCCGCGGCTATGGTGGCGGCTAGGGTACTGGGCAATGACACCACGATTACTGTGGCTGGGCAAAGCGGTAATTTTCAATTAAATGTGATGTTGCCACTGGTGGCCAGTACCCTGCTCGAGAGTATCAATCTTCTCGCCAATGCTTCACTGCTGTTGGCGGATCGGGCTATTGCCAGTTTTACTGTCAATCGAGCCCATATTGAGGAGACACTAGGGCGCAACCCAATTTTAGTGACAGCACTGAATCCGGTCATTGGTTATCTCAAGGCTGCAGAGATAGCCAAGGCCGCCTATAGCAGTGGTCGGCCAGTGTTGGATGTGGCGCTGGAAATGACGGATTTGGATCGTAAGTCCCTTGAAGACCTGTTAGACCCCGCGCACCTTGCCAAGGGGGATTGGTGGGTGAGTAGGCAGTATTCAGGCAAATATGGCTATGCCGAGCATCAATAG
- the smc gene encoding chromosome segregation protein SMC, producing MRLKCIKLAGFKSFVDPTTVFFPTNLNSVVGPNGCGKSNTIDAVRWVMGESSAKNLRGDSMTDVIFNGSSGRKPVGQASIELIFDNSAGKLSGTYAAFTEISVKRKVTREGQNNYYLNGEKCRRRDVTDLFLGTGLGPRSYAIIEQGMISKLIEAKPEELRVYIEEAAGISKYKERRRDTENRMRRTNENLERLTDIRDELERQLSRLERQSAAAEKYSRFKEEERSHKANLQVLKYRDLNEQSTAKQQQIGELELTVEELVTRQVRCDTGIEQKRVGYHELSDGFNEVQGRFYAVGGDIARLEQSIAHARERSSRLHSDMAQTEQEFREAESNLEVDREKAAQFEEELEVIVPDLEMALAAEEESASGLLEAEEQMRNWQNEWDQFNQGASGSRQKAEVQQSRIQHLETSGQRLLERINKLVAEQSSLQVSESDEETLQLNEQLAEMEMQIQERREEAAERRETLDALRSRERELATDLDQLRLQLQTGRGRQASLEALQQAALGQGKAVEGWLQQQSLADKPRLADQIQAQAGWETAVETILGTQLQAVCVDQLDSLAEGLGQLQSGQAVFIDGASVTESSANTLPALASVVQGPVSLTGLLSGIYTTENLAEALAKRAGLQAHESIVTRDGLWLGPNWLRVSRASEAESGVLARKQELEALAQEITLCEEQIESLSEQREAMRGQSADLERAIEQARMDSEQFGRREAELRSQLSARRARAEQMNERRTRIEQEIVEVREQQELEGESLSEARLLLQEAVEAMSDDTDRRETLMARREELREALDAARQRAREDKDRAHELAMREQSVRTQMVSLERTLQVMNEQLERLRMRRTQLQEQMAETEDPSQDFQAELEERLGERIEVETELAEARKKLEEVETGLREQEQERHKVEAALQGVRAQLEQERLAAQTLEVQRNGLVEQLRESDHDVEQLLEQLSGDLTIAQVQEDLELVAARISRLGPINLAAIDEYKQESERKNYLDRQHGDLMDALETLENAIKKIDKETRARFKETFDQVNAGLQELFPKVFGGGNAYLELTGEDLLDTGIAIMARPPGKRNSTIHLLSGGEKALTAIALVFSIFRLNPAPFCMLDEVDAPLDDANVGRYARMVKEMSEHVQFIYITHNKIAMEMADQLLGVTMHEPGVSRLVSVNVEEAAELASA from the coding sequence ATGCGTCTGAAGTGCATCAAACTTGCGGGCTTCAAGTCCTTTGTTGACCCCACTACTGTCTTTTTTCCTACAAACCTTAACTCGGTGGTAGGTCCCAATGGGTGTGGGAAATCCAACACCATTGATGCTGTGCGCTGGGTGATGGGGGAATCGTCAGCAAAGAACCTGCGCGGTGACTCCATGACGGATGTCATTTTCAATGGTTCCAGCGGGCGTAAACCTGTAGGTCAGGCCTCTATCGAACTGATTTTTGATAACTCCGCGGGCAAACTTTCCGGGACTTACGCTGCCTTCACTGAGATTTCTGTAAAGCGCAAAGTGACCCGCGAAGGACAGAATAACTATTACCTCAACGGTGAAAAATGTCGCCGCCGGGATGTGACAGACCTGTTCCTGGGTACCGGCCTCGGTCCTCGCAGCTATGCGATTATCGAGCAGGGCATGATTTCCAAGTTGATTGAGGCCAAGCCGGAGGAACTGCGGGTCTATATCGAAGAAGCTGCCGGTATTTCCAAGTATAAGGAGCGCCGTCGCGATACTGAAAATCGCATGCGCCGCACCAATGAAAACCTGGAGCGCCTCACAGATATTCGCGATGAACTGGAACGCCAGCTATCGCGCCTGGAGCGGCAATCTGCTGCCGCGGAGAAATACAGTCGTTTCAAAGAGGAGGAGCGCAGCCACAAGGCAAATCTGCAAGTTCTGAAATACCGTGATCTCAATGAGCAGAGCACTGCGAAACAACAGCAGATTGGCGAGCTCGAACTGACCGTTGAAGAGCTGGTGACCCGCCAAGTGCGCTGCGATACCGGCATTGAGCAAAAACGCGTTGGTTATCACGAGTTGTCTGATGGCTTTAATGAGGTTCAAGGGCGTTTTTACGCAGTTGGCGGTGATATTGCACGTCTTGAGCAGAGTATCGCCCACGCTCGTGAACGCTCCAGCCGGCTGCACTCTGACATGGCGCAGACTGAGCAAGAGTTCCGCGAGGCAGAGAGCAACCTGGAGGTGGATCGCGAGAAGGCTGCTCAGTTCGAAGAAGAGCTGGAAGTGATTGTACCGGACCTGGAAATGGCCCTCGCTGCCGAAGAGGAATCTGCCAGCGGCCTGCTCGAAGCCGAAGAGCAGATGCGCAATTGGCAGAACGAGTGGGACCAGTTCAACCAGGGAGCCTCCGGTTCCCGCCAGAAGGCAGAGGTACAGCAGTCGCGTATCCAGCATCTGGAGACGTCCGGGCAGCGGTTACTCGAACGCATCAACAAACTCGTCGCAGAGCAGTCCAGCTTGCAGGTCTCCGAGAGTGATGAGGAGACCCTGCAGCTGAATGAGCAGCTCGCCGAAATGGAAATGCAGATCCAGGAGCGCCGTGAAGAAGCTGCTGAGCGGCGCGAAACCCTTGATGCCTTGCGCTCCCGCGAGCGAGAACTGGCAACGGATCTGGACCAGTTGCGCCTGCAATTGCAGACCGGTCGCGGCCGTCAGGCCTCCCTGGAAGCGCTGCAACAGGCCGCACTGGGGCAGGGCAAGGCCGTGGAGGGCTGGCTACAGCAGCAGTCGCTGGCCGACAAACCGCGTCTCGCCGATCAGATCCAGGCCCAGGCCGGATGGGAGACGGCGGTTGAGACAATACTGGGAACACAATTACAAGCGGTCTGCGTAGACCAGCTCGACAGCCTTGCAGAAGGGTTGGGCCAGTTACAGAGTGGTCAGGCAGTTTTTATTGACGGTGCCAGTGTGACCGAGTCTTCTGCCAATACTCTGCCTGCGCTGGCCAGTGTGGTGCAGGGGCCCGTCTCTCTCACTGGTCTGCTCTCCGGTATTTACACCACCGAAAACCTCGCGGAGGCGCTGGCAAAGCGTGCCGGGCTACAGGCTCATGAATCCATTGTGACTCGCGATGGACTCTGGTTGGGGCCGAACTGGCTGCGGGTGAGCCGGGCCAGCGAAGCGGAGTCTGGAGTGCTTGCGCGCAAGCAGGAGCTTGAGGCGCTGGCACAGGAAATCACACTGTGTGAAGAGCAGATAGAAAGTCTCAGTGAGCAGCGAGAGGCGATGCGTGGCCAGTCCGCAGACTTAGAGCGCGCAATTGAGCAGGCACGCATGGACTCCGAGCAATTTGGTCGACGCGAAGCGGAGTTGCGCAGCCAGCTGTCTGCCCGACGCGCCCGCGCCGAACAAATGAATGAACGTCGCACCCGTATTGAGCAGGAAATTGTTGAGGTGCGTGAACAGCAGGAGCTGGAGGGGGAGTCCCTTTCGGAAGCGCGCCTGTTGCTTCAAGAAGCAGTGGAAGCCATGAGCGATGATACCGATCGTCGTGAAACGCTAATGGCGCGTCGCGAGGAATTGCGCGAAGCTTTGGATGCCGCTCGTCAACGCGCTCGGGAGGATAAAGATCGCGCTCACGAGCTGGCTATGCGTGAGCAATCAGTGCGCACACAAATGGTCTCTCTGGAGCGCACCCTGCAAGTGATGAACGAGCAGCTCGAACGTTTGCGTATGCGTCGCACCCAGCTGCAGGAGCAAATGGCTGAGACCGAGGACCCTTCCCAGGATTTCCAGGCGGAACTGGAGGAGAGGCTGGGCGAGCGCATTGAGGTGGAAACGGAACTGGCCGAAGCGCGCAAGAAGCTTGAGGAAGTGGAGACCGGTCTGCGTGAGCAGGAGCAGGAGCGCCACAAGGTTGAAGCGGCCTTGCAGGGAGTGCGCGCCCAGCTGGAGCAGGAGCGTCTTGCCGCGCAAACCCTGGAGGTGCAGCGCAACGGCTTGGTCGAGCAGTTGCGCGAGAGTGATCACGATGTGGAGCAGCTGCTTGAGCAGTTGTCCGGTGATTTGACTATCGCCCAGGTACAGGAAGATTTGGAGCTGGTAGCTGCGCGTATCTCGCGCCTGGGGCCGATTAACCTCGCAGCTATCGATGAATACAAACAGGAGTCTGAGCGCAAGAATTATTTAGATCGCCAGCATGGTGATCTGATGGATGCTCTGGAGACTCTGGAAAATGCAATCAAGAAAATCGATAAGGAGACGAGAGCCCGCTTTAAGGAGACCTTTGATCAGGTCAATGCCGGGCTGCAGGAACTGTTTCCAAAAGTATTTGGGGGCGGTAACGCTTACCTGGAGCTCACTGGTGAAGACCTGCTCGATACTGGAATCGCGATCATGGCGCGCCCACCGGGCAAGCGCAACAGTACTATTCACCTGCTGTCTGGTGGGGAAAAGGCACTTACGGCGATCGCCCTGGTTTTCTCTATTTTCCGTCTGAATCCGGCACCTTTCTGTATGCTGGATGAGGTGGATGCTCCTCTCGATGATGCTAACGTAGGTCGCTACGCACGAATGGTTAAAGAAATGTCAGAACACGTTCAGTTCATCTATATTACCCACAACAAGATCGCAATGGAGATGGCGGATCAGCTGTTAGGTGTGACCATGCATGAGCCGGGTGTATCTCGCCTGGTGTCAGTGAATGTGGAAGAAGCCGCTGAGCTGGCTTCCGCATAA
- the zipA gene encoding cell division protein ZipA, whose amino-acid sequence MDNWLVTILVVVLLIAVLDGVRRAILRQRAAVKVSRNLSKAMQSEVDSEADPVSKVEPMPPVEETPKNFQEEQPQRQANSELPGQVRVVQRRAMEDALHVNRQVQESFISSRKPLAGSTPQRRVEEQGVLDLDEQVPTLMESVSEEHRCEPELDESGSLQAISREAAAVGVSRENEPLMHREPGAQMPSAEEYPEERAAVRDEVLVINVMAPEGDYFEGNDLLRVMVASGMRFGEMNIFHYHEGGGADGAVIFSLANIVVPGVFDLAQMEEFATPGVSLFLALPVEGEAIKAFDQLLSTAYTIAKLLGGELKDENRSVFTLQTAEHYRQRVMEYQRRRALAMAQN is encoded by the coding sequence ATGGATAACTGGCTGGTTACAATCCTTGTCGTGGTACTGCTTATAGCGGTGCTGGATGGAGTGCGCCGCGCAATACTGCGGCAGCGGGCGGCTGTAAAAGTCTCCCGGAATTTATCCAAAGCGATGCAATCTGAGGTCGACAGTGAGGCGGATCCCGTTTCCAAAGTGGAGCCCATGCCCCCGGTTGAAGAAACCCCGAAGAATTTCCAGGAGGAACAGCCGCAGAGGCAGGCTAATAGTGAATTGCCCGGGCAAGTGCGCGTGGTCCAGCGCCGTGCCATGGAGGATGCCCTGCATGTAAATCGCCAGGTACAGGAGAGCTTTATCTCCTCGCGCAAACCGCTCGCCGGCAGCACGCCGCAGCGCAGAGTGGAAGAGCAGGGTGTACTGGACCTCGATGAGCAGGTGCCCACTCTGATGGAATCCGTAAGCGAGGAACATCGCTGTGAGCCAGAGCTGGATGAATCCGGAAGCCTGCAAGCCATCAGCAGGGAGGCGGCAGCTGTTGGAGTTTCCCGCGAAAATGAGCCGCTGATGCACCGCGAACCAGGTGCGCAAATGCCATCGGCTGAAGAGTACCCTGAGGAAAGGGCAGCTGTACGCGATGAGGTTTTGGTCATCAATGTGATGGCACCAGAAGGGGATTATTTTGAGGGCAACGATCTGCTGCGTGTGATGGTTGCCTCAGGTATGCGTTTCGGTGAAATGAATATCTTTCACTACCACGAGGGTGGTGGTGCCGATGGAGCGGTTATTTTCAGTCTGGCCAATATTGTTGTGCCGGGGGTATTTGATCTTGCGCAGATGGAGGAGTTTGCCACACCCGGAGTCAGCCTGTTTCTGGCACTACCGGTTGAGGGGGAGGCGATTAAGGCTTTCGACCAGTTGCTGTCCACTGCTTACACCATTGCCAAGCTGCTCGGTGGCGAACTGAAGGATGAAAACCGCAGTGTTTTTACCTTGCAGACTGCCGAGCATTACCGCCAGCGTGTAATGGAATACCAGCGCCGCCGGGCACTGGCCATGGCGCAGAATTAA
- the ligA gene encoding NAD-dependent DNA ligase LigA, with protein MTTHTIPKQKRERAQELHELLQRANYQYYVLDDPELPDAEYDRRLRELQDMEEQFPGLRTPDSPTQRVGAEPLSSFTEVRHEVPMLSLDNAFSDEELLEFDRRVCERLNSKGPIEYACEPKLDGIAISLLYREGILERAATRGDGTTGEDITQNVRTVGSVPLRLRQAKGVAKIPAVLEVRGEIYMPKAGFAELNRKAAAAGEKLFVNPRNAAAGSLRQLDSRITAQRPLELCVYGTGLVEGANLPGEHVATLELLGHWGFRINSQMGVAADIQACIDYYKELGEKRESLPYDIDGIVFKVNSIAMQRRLGFVARAPRWAMAYKFPAQEEMTELVDVEFQVGRTGAVTPVARLKPVFVGGVTVSNATLHNRDEIQRLGVMIGDTVVIRRAGDVIPQVVSVVESKRPSDARAIEFPTHCPVCDSPVESTPGEAVARCSGGLICSAQRKQAIKHFASRKAMDIDGLGDKLVEQLVDEGLLHSVSGLYHLDLQQLAGLERMGQKSAQNLLDALEHSKDTTLPKFLYALGVREVGEATARNLARHFGTLEELAAATEEALQEVDDVGPVVAHFVAEFFHQPHAQEEIEALRQAGVRWPVEEIGGEEQPLSGQTWVLTGKLETLSRSEAKDYLQRLGAKVAGSVSAKTSHVVAGPGAGSKLNKARELEIPVMDEEGLMEMLRQWGFEI; from the coding sequence ATGACCACACACACTATCCCCAAACAGAAACGCGAGCGGGCGCAGGAGTTGCATGAATTGCTCCAGCGAGCCAATTATCAATATTACGTACTGGATGATCCGGAGTTGCCGGATGCGGAATACGACCGCCGTTTGCGGGAATTACAGGATATGGAGGAGCAGTTCCCTGGACTGCGGACTCCTGATTCGCCCACCCAGAGGGTTGGTGCCGAACCGTTGTCCTCCTTTACCGAAGTACGCCATGAAGTGCCGATGCTGTCACTCGATAACGCGTTCAGCGATGAAGAACTATTGGAGTTCGATCGCCGTGTCTGTGAGCGTTTGAACAGCAAGGGACCAATCGAATATGCCTGCGAGCCAAAACTCGATGGCATCGCTATCAGCCTGCTGTATCGAGAAGGGATTCTTGAGCGCGCAGCCACCCGCGGAGATGGCACCACTGGTGAGGATATAACGCAGAATGTACGTACGGTGGGGTCGGTGCCTCTGCGGTTGCGTCAGGCTAAAGGGGTGGCAAAGATACCCGCTGTGCTTGAGGTACGCGGTGAAATCTACATGCCCAAGGCAGGGTTTGCTGAACTGAACCGCAAAGCTGCCGCCGCCGGTGAAAAGCTGTTCGTCAACCCTCGCAATGCCGCCGCTGGCAGCCTGCGCCAGCTTGACTCCCGCATTACCGCGCAGCGACCACTGGAGCTCTGTGTCTATGGTACCGGCCTGGTGGAGGGGGCGAACCTGCCCGGGGAGCATGTGGCAACCCTTGAATTACTCGGGCATTGGGGGTTCCGTATTAACAGCCAGATGGGTGTGGCAGCGGATATCCAAGCCTGTATTGATTACTACAAAGAGTTGGGGGAGAAGCGTGAGAGCCTGCCCTACGATATCGACGGTATCGTCTTCAAGGTCAACAGTATTGCCATGCAGCGGAGATTGGGTTTTGTTGCTCGTGCACCGCGCTGGGCCATGGCCTACAAGTTTCCCGCACAGGAAGAGATGACAGAGCTTGTCGATGTGGAATTCCAGGTGGGCCGTACTGGCGCGGTGACTCCGGTCGCGCGCTTGAAGCCAGTATTTGTCGGCGGGGTGACAGTGTCCAATGCAACCCTGCATAACCGCGATGAAATCCAGCGCCTTGGCGTTATGATTGGCGACACAGTGGTTATTCGCCGTGCCGGTGATGTAATCCCGCAGGTGGTTTCTGTCGTGGAGAGCAAACGCCCGAGCGATGCCCGCGCCATCGAATTTCCCACTCACTGTCCAGTGTGCGACTCGCCGGTGGAATCAACACCCGGTGAGGCCGTGGCCCGTTGCAGTGGCGGCCTGATCTGTAGTGCCCAGCGTAAACAGGCAATCAAGCACTTCGCTTCACGCAAGGCGATGGATATTGACGGCCTCGGTGACAAGCTGGTGGAGCAGTTGGTGGACGAGGGGTTGTTGCATTCGGTTTCCGGGCTCTACCACCTCGATCTGCAGCAGCTGGCGGGGCTTGAACGTATGGGGCAAAAGTCGGCACAGAACCTGCTCGATGCCCTGGAGCACAGTAAAGATACAACCCTGCCGAAATTTCTCTATGCACTGGGTGTTCGCGAGGTGGGCGAAGCTACCGCGCGCAACCTGGCGCGGCACTTTGGCACCTTGGAGGAGTTGGCGGCGGCCACCGAAGAGGCACTGCAGGAAGTGGATGATGTGGGCCCAGTGGTGGCGCATTTTGTTGCTGAATTTTTCCACCAGCCTCACGCCCAAGAGGAAATTGAAGCACTGCGCCAGGCCGGAGTGCGCTGGCCAGTAGAGGAAATCGGCGGTGAAGAACAACCCCTGTCGGGTCAGACTTGGGTGCTTACGGGAAAACTCGAAACCCTCTCCCGCAGTGAAGCCAAGGATTATCTACAGCGACTCGGCGCCAAGGTGGCGGGCAGTGTCTCGGCGAAAACCAGCCATGTCGTGGCGGGCCCTGGTGCTGGTTCAAAACTGAACAAGGCGCGGGAGTTGGAAATTCCGGTGATGGATGAAGAGGGACTGATGGAAATGTTGCGTCAATGGGGGTTTGAAATTTAA
- a CDS encoding AraC family transcriptional regulator, which yields MASEEDIRIPIAYLERLLEEAIRHGCDRGELLASVGIDEAELEGVAAFSAIRYGRLYQRVMWLAQNEWFGMLSGGRVRSGSFRLLCLAVVNCATLRQAIMLCAEFMEICRGFKVKPVLEGDPSGRVRVEIHGITSLGEGEFNQLLANTSPSVVRTTLAVWHRFYCWLAGREVPLARLHFSFPCPEEFRSLAQSEADELLFEQPFNALEYDARYLEYPVVQSPQTVEDFIRTAPYHLVISDGSANSIKTKVKTILNRDVSESMPAAEAVADRLNMSVTTLRRRLQQEGTSYQKLKDECRMEAAFHYLSCPDLSNGQIAEMLGFDESSAFFRAFKKWTGITPGEYRRGGRAAAGLDI from the coding sequence ATGGCATCAGAAGAGGATATCCGTATACCGATTGCCTACCTTGAGCGTTTGCTGGAAGAGGCGATACGCCATGGCTGTGATCGCGGTGAGCTACTCGCCTCAGTCGGTATTGATGAAGCAGAGCTGGAGGGGGTTGCTGCCTTTTCAGCGATCAGGTACGGGCGTCTTTATCAGCGGGTAATGTGGCTGGCCCAAAACGAGTGGTTTGGCATGCTCAGTGGTGGGCGTGTACGCTCGGGTTCCTTCCGCCTTTTGTGCCTGGCGGTGGTTAATTGTGCCACCCTGCGCCAAGCAATCATGTTATGTGCTGAATTTATGGAAATCTGCCGCGGCTTTAAGGTAAAGCCAGTGCTTGAGGGGGACCCCTCAGGGCGTGTACGTGTAGAGATCCACGGTATTACTTCGCTCGGAGAGGGTGAATTTAATCAACTATTGGCCAATACCAGTCCCAGTGTTGTGCGTACGACGCTGGCGGTTTGGCACCGCTTCTATTGCTGGCTGGCGGGGCGTGAAGTTCCGTTGGCGCGACTGCACTTTTCCTTTCCCTGCCCGGAGGAATTTCGCAGCCTGGCCCAAAGTGAGGCGGATGAGTTGCTGTTCGAGCAGCCATTTAATGCCCTTGAGTACGACGCCCGCTACCTTGAGTACCCGGTGGTGCAAAGTCCGCAGACCGTGGAGGATTTTATCCGCACTGCACCCTATCACCTGGTAATCAGTGATGGCAGCGCTAACAGTATCAAAACCAAGGTCAAGACCATTCTCAATCGGGATGTGAGTGAATCCATGCCTGCAGCAGAGGCTGTCGCAGATCGTCTCAATATGTCCGTGACCACTCTGCGCCGTCGCCTGCAGCAGGAGGGTACCTCCTACCAGAAGCTCAAAGATGAGTGCCGTATGGAGGCTGCCTTCCATTACCTGAGCTGCCCTGATCTTTCCAATGGTCAGATTGCGGAAATGCTGGGTTTCGATGAATCCAGCGCGTTTTTCCGTGCGTTCAAGAAGTGGACCGGGATTACCCCAGGCGAGTACCGTCGGGGTGGCCGCGCCGCGGCAGGCCTGGATATTTGA
- a CDS encoding DUF4399 domain-containing protein — translation MIKANSLLFASALLLSPLLHAAEHDSKTDMASKAPENTKLYIISPKDGEKVPQTFTVKFGLSGMGVAPAGVELENTGHHHLLIDVDKLPDMSKPLPASKNIIHFGGGQTETQVTLPPGKHTLQLVLGNYMHVPHKNPVMSKKITVEVE, via the coding sequence ATGATCAAAGCGAACTCTCTACTCTTTGCCAGCGCCCTGTTGCTGTCGCCACTATTGCATGCAGCGGAGCACGACAGCAAAACCGATATGGCCAGCAAGGCGCCGGAGAATACCAAGCTCTATATTATTTCCCCCAAGGACGGTGAAAAGGTTCCGCAGACTTTTACCGTAAAATTTGGCCTGTCTGGCATGGGGGTGGCACCGGCCGGTGTGGAACTTGAAAACACTGGGCACCACCACCTACTGATAGACGTGGATAAACTGCCTGATATGAGTAAGCCACTACCAGCGAGTAAGAATATTATTCACTTTGGCGGTGGCCAGACTGAGACACAAGTTACCTTGCCGCCAGGTAAACATACTCTTCAGTTGGTGTTGGGTAACTATATGCATGTACCGCACAAGAATCCTGTGATGTCTAAAAAAATTACCGTCGAAGTCGAGTGA